The Candidatus Peribacteria bacterium region GCGATCAAAACCAAGCGGAAACCCTGCCCTGACGGCTCTGCTGCGTTGTTCGCCTGCGCTTTTGTACCGCTGTCTGTCCGTAAGGCAAATGGCGCATTTTTAAAATCGGACAATCGAAATGTCGGAGAACTAATCGTCATCGTAAGCCCTTTTCTGAATGAACGATGTGGGTAAGAACCGGAAGTCGGCTCTTTTTCTATGGAAAGAATAGCAAAAGCAGGATTATTGCCAAGCATGAGCGTCTTGCCTAGACTGTGAGCTCTTTTGGTTTACAGCACGGACGATTAGCTCAGCTGGTTAGAGCGTACGATTCACATTCGTAAGGTCCTCGGTTCGATCCCGAGATCGTCCACCACATATTGCACATAGAAAAACCGCAACACTCATCCAAAAGTGCTGCGGTTCCATGGATCCTTAGGTCCGTTTTACAGGCTTGGAAGATACCAAAAGCAAATCATGGTGATGATGGTTGCGGGCAAAGCACCCAGAAACAGTCCTAAGGGGCTGATACCATTTTTACCAAAAACAGGATTCACAATCGAATAGCCTGCAGGATTAGGTGCGTTCGCTATCACCGTCAGACCGCCGCCGCTGACCGCTCCCGCAACCAACGCGTACTTCTTTCCGTCACTTAATCCCTCGACTTGGGAGCCGAGGAATGTCAGTGCGGCGTTGTCGGTAATAGCTGTTAATGCCGTTGCACCCAGGTAGAGCTGCAATTCATTCAGGCTGGCTAACAGTGGTTCCAGCCACCAGGATTGCAATCCTCCTAAAGTAACGAGGCCGGCAAGAAAGCCACCGACCAGCAATCCCTGTTTCACTTTGAGTTCCTCCTGATATTCGTGTGTCACCACACAAAATCCCAGGAAAAAGACAAAAACCCCCATGAACACATCCGAGTGATGTGCAGTAACCACCACAAGCGCAAGAGTGCCCAGATGTACCCCAATCACCCACCAAGGAGCCTTCTTCATTTCTACGGAACCAGAGGCATGCAATTCATCATCTGTCAGAAGAGGCATGGCACAGAGCTGCCGAAAGAAAACAACAACCATCAAGACCGAACTGGTCAAAATCGCCACCGCTGCCTTCCAGCCAAAATGCCTCTCCATATACACAATGTCCCAATCCCATTTGTCTGCCACCATCAAAACAGGCGGTGCGGCAAAGGGGGTATGAACGCCTCCAATCGATACAAGAACTAGCAGAGTGCCGAAAAGCATATATTTGAAGATACGACTGTAACCTCTACTAAAATATTGTCGTACCAGCAAAATTGCTGTTACTGTCATGGCAGCAGGTTCTGTAATAAAACTTCCCAACTGCGCTCCAATGAACAGAGCCGAAAGTAAAAACGCTGCAGAAGACGGGAGCGGAATGAGTCGCGCGCCAGCTCGAATGATTGCATCCGCCAGATCAATAACAGGCTTCGTGCCTGCAATGACCATAATAACGAATACAAATTTCGCCTCTGTATAGTTTAAGCTCTCAATATAATGAATGGCCTCATGCCACCCATGACCAAATCCTCCTGTAACATTAGCGAGTGAATAGGGGTGACCATTCACATGATGCAGTGCACTGATACATATATGCACTAACCAAAGAACGCCGGCCCAAAGGATGAATACCGCCTCTGTCTCCCCTAATAAGTGAAACAGATTTTCTGCCTTGGATCCCTCGGGGTATTTGTGAGCCAGTTTTTGAAATTGCGACACCAAAAAGGTGTGCAAAACTGCCAACACAAAAATTGCTGTCGCTGCATGTTCAATCCGCATGACTGTCCCTTTCAATTTTGAACTACGTAGTTGTGAAATTCAGATAGTAAATCTTCTTCCAAGCCGGTGGACTCAAAGATCACTCCCTCTTCCAAACGTGAAAGAAGAATGATTGAAATACCATTTTCTCGCAAAAATATCAAGGCTCTAAGAGTCCCCCTTTCCGGTTTATACCACGTTTAGAGCATGCTTTTTGCAAATTCCGTATCCGTCATAATTCTGCTCTCTTCAGGCAAAATTTGATTTAAATACTTACTATTTGGCTTCAAATTATAAGGAGTTTCAGCCGGGCTTGTCATCATTTCAAACGCTAACTGACAAATACGCATACCTGGATACAAAGCAACTGGCATTCTATTTAAGTTACTTATTTCCAAAGTAATAGTTCCTGAAAAGCCAGGATCAACAAATCCAGCTGTTGAATGCACAATAATACCCAAACGGCCAAGTGAACTACGTCCTTCAACTCTTACAACCAAATCATCAGGAACAGTAATGCTTTCCATGGTTACTCCTAATACAAATTCCCCTGGTTGTACTATAAAAGAATCACCATCTGTAATAGTGATCATGCGCATTCTATCGGTAAAAGTTTCTGGGTTTTTTGGATCTAATATTGCAAATTTACTATGTTCATACAGCTTAAAAGTATTACCTAAACGCAAATCCATTGAACTAGCATGAATATGTCTGAATAACTCAGGTTGTGCTGAATCAATTTTTACACGTCCACTTTCTATAGCCTTTTTAATGTCTCGATCAGATAAAATCATAGGAATGAAAAGAAAGTTTTATTCAGCTTTATATCCAATAAATAAAATAACCTAAACAAATAATAAACAATTACCTAATAGCTTAGAGAGTTCCATTCTTAAGTTCTAGTGAATATACGCAATTAGAGGAAAAAATTAGTTCTAATACATTCTTATTAAATTAAGATTTAATATATTTTTTTCAAACGAAAGTTATTGGAATAACCAAGAAAAAACTCTCTTAATGAGAAATTTATGTACTATTAATTGTGCATTAAACTACTAATACACACTATATATTGTGGAGGGAATACTTGAGTTCAGCATCACGACCAGTCAGAATGCACCTCACACCCCATGCCAAACAATACCCTATCGTCGGCCGGAAGCGGGTCTCTGTTGGAAGACTACGAAGGCAGTGAGGCACTGACTTTTGCCAATGAGCGTGCAGAGAAAGAATCCAAGCTGCAGGATGTGCGCGATATACTGCACGAGGCGGCAACGGGACGGGATCAGTACCTGCATCCTGACACCGCCGAGCGCTGGTTTCAGGAAACTGTTGATACAGACCGTCCGCGCAGCCACTTCGAACAGCAGATCCGTCCACGTATGAAAGAGGCACAGGCCACCAGACAGGAATATGACGACGTGACACAGGAACTCAAAAAACGGGGAAGCAGTTTTGATGCACTCGCTCCGGACGCATTCTGGAAATTGAGCAGTAACGACCGCAAAAAATATCTGGAGCAGGCGCGGGAATATATGAAAGGTCCGAAGAATTTTGAATCGAGATGGGGCGCGATTTCAGACAAAGTGCGCAACTTCGTGAAGATCACGTTTGACGAACTTGGTGCGGCGTCATCCAGCGAAAGTAAGGCGCTTCTGGAAGGGCTCAAGTATAAGCCGCAGGATGAAAAGGAATTGGAGGGCTGGGAAGAATATGTGAATGGGGAAATGCAGAAGCAGCTGAAATTTGCCCGCCGCCTCTACTTTGAGGAATTGATGGATCCCCTGCTCCGGGAACTGAAAAACAAAACCATCTCCGAGCGCGTGCTGAAAGAAATGGACAAGAAATTCCGCGATAAGAACGTCGACTATAAGAGCAAGGAAACATACATCCAGAAGGTGCTCCCGACTCGCATTAAGGAATGGCAGACAGTGAAGGCAAAGCGCGACGGACTCGCGGAACAGTTAAGCGCAGATTCACAGCTCAAGCGACTGGTGACCAAACGCGTGGGATCATCAAAAACAGGAAAATTAAATGCCTTCATGAACCCGGATGCGTTTGCAAAAATGACCTACCCCGAGCGTAAGGGCATCACGGATCTCATTGATTCCATTATCAAAGCCGACAAAAACAACATGCTTCAGCTGCACGGCATTGTGCACTCAAAACTGGAATCTTTCAGCCAGGACGGCCGCATGCATCCGTCCAAGGTGGGAACATGGATGGACAGAATTTTCACACACCACGCGACCCCGCAGGAAGTGCAGGCGTACCTGACAAACACCGTCTATCCGAACGCAGAGCGCTGGAAGCAGGCACGCGTGGATTTCGATGCACTCAATGCAAAAATCAAACAGAAAGGACTGCCTCGCGGCATGCACCAGAACACGCTCAATCAATTCCTGCTGATGGATTACGAGCAGCGTGTGTCTTACCTGGAAGAAGCAACACAGCGCATGGAACACAATGTAAATGAGCAGAGTGAAATCAATAACCTCATCCTTGGCATTCGCCACAATTTCGATACGCATGACTGGGAAGAAGCTGAAGAACTATTGAACGAAGCAAAGGCGCTTGATCCAGAGAACAGAGCAGTGCAATCCATGGATCGGTATCTGCGTGCGCACCGTCCGCGCATTGTGGAAGAAAAAGAGGATCTGGAAGCAGAGGAGCTTGTGACAGATTTGCGCATGATGCTCAAAAATATTCCGGGCATGATGGGCAAAACATACGAACGTGCCATGCTGCTCGGCTCACAAGAACTGTCTGCCATCACCACCGGAGCGTATAACCTCGTGTGGGTCCATGAGCACCGCTACAGCACACCGCAAAAAGACCGCATCGCGAGCGAGAGTGATTTCAATAAAGACAAAACCCGCAACTACATTGAAGACGGCCACAGCCGGAAACTCGAACACAATATTCTCGGTGGTGATACCGCCCACCCGAATGCCATCCGCGACGAATGCAAAAAGGCACAGATGGTCCATATTCAGGATAAGGAAGGCGCAGCCGTCACCGTTGATAAGTTCAAACAGAAACAGGACGATAAACTGTTCCTCTACTGGACGACGCTGCATTTTGACGATGTCTCCTACGAAGAGCACCGCAGAGTGGTCCGGAACTATAACTATCCGCTCAAAACCAAAATGCGCGCACTGGATAAGATGGGCTACAAATTCACATTAGACGGTGCACCGCAGAAAAAGGACTAAATCGGCGTTTTGCGCTGATTGAGGAAAAATGCCTTCTCCTCTAGAATAGGACCTCTTTTGCCAATCTCACTTATGAAACACGCACGTACCCTCCTTCTCATCGCTCCTCTCTTCCTCGCAGCCTGCGGCACAACGCAGACCGGAGGCAGTAACACACTGGACGAGAATCTGGGAAATCCCCTCTTTGCGCAGCGGTATTATACCGACCTCGCAGAGCACATGGTGTCGCTCCAGCTTCGGGAAGACCCGATCATGAAAGATGCTGGCAAGAAAGCAGTCATCGACCGCACGCGTGCGAATGCTGCAGAGAAGGCACAGGACGCCATCGATTTGAACGCCAAAGGACAGAAAGGATACTTCATCAGTGAGCGTGACCTGTCACTCGGCAGCGTGACTCTGGTGAACGGCATGCTGTATTTCAGCCCCGACTTTATCAGCACGCCGGGACCATCCCTCCATGTGTATCTGTCCGATGTAACCGATCCGCGTCAGGGAGAATTTCCCGATGCCAGCGCGGTGGATCTCGGACTCCTGAAAAACATTATTGGAGCGCAGTCATTCGCACTGCCAGAAAAAGCCGCAGACTCCTACCGGACAGTCGTCCTCTGGGACGACGATCTTGGTATTGTCCACGGCTTCGTTCAACTCGACTAAACATTACAGTCTGCTTCCTGCACTTCCGACTGCATCCTGAATTGCTTTGCCGATGTCTGCGATAGTTGCAGGGACAACGACGCCATTCACGAAGTATGTCGGTGTGCCGCGGACACCCAGTTTTGTGCCGGCATCATACTCAGCCTGAATGACTTTGCGCTTGATGTTCGAGCTGCGGCAGCGGTTGAAGAGGTCCATATCAAGCCCGATCTGCTCACCCCAGTTTTCAATGGCGCTGGAGCTCAGCTGTTCCTGATTTTCATAGTTGAGATCCAGGAAATCCCAGAACTTACCCTGGTCAGCGGCACATTCGCTCGCTTCAGCAGCTTCCATCGCAAAAGGATGAATGGACGCCAGAGGGAACTGACGGAATTCAAATGCAATCTGTGAACCGTACTGGGCAATCATCGGCTCTGTCACCAGTGTGAGTGCCGACTTGCAGGACGGACACTGGAGATCGCCGTATTCCACCACGCTGACAGCTGCATTGGCATTCGTCTGCGGATGAACAGTTTTGGACGTTTCAGCACTGAGCCCGGTCGTATCGACACACGCAGTCAGCGCAACGAGGGAAATGGAGAGGAGGAGGGAGTGTTTCATAGTGCGGGCAGGATGGCAGGATCTCGAAAAGAAGGCAACCGGATCGACCAGACTTTGCACAAGGCTACGTCCGGCAAGCAAAAATGCGACATTCCTTTCATACTTGATCCCCGATCCCCTATACTGCTTTTCCTATGTCCCTCTACCGCCAATACCGCCCGAAAACCTTCGCCGACGTCGCTGGCCAAAGCCCGATTGTCGACACGTTGAACCAGGCTGTGTTGCAGGACAAACTCGCACATGCGTATCTGTTTGCCGGTATCCGCGGAACAGGAAAAACATCCATCGCACGCATTCTTGCAAAAGAACTGCTCACGCGCGGGGTGGAAGATGAGGTGCTGACGCGCAATATTCTTCAGGCTATTGAGGAAGGAAATCTGGTGGATTTGATTGAAATTGATGCAGCGAGCAACCGCGGTATAGACGATATCCGCAGCCTGCTGGAAAAAATCCAGTTCACGCCGGTGGTGGCAAAGGCAAAGGTCTACATCATTGATGAGGTGCACATGCTCACAAAAGAAGCATTCAACGCGCTCCTGAAAACTCTCGAGGAACCGCCGGCCTATGCCTTCTTCATCCTGGCCACGACAGAACTCCACAAAATTCCCGCCACTATCCAGTCCCGCTGTCAGCGTTTCCTGTTCCGGCAAATCCGCGAGGAAGACGTGGTTGGCAGGCTCCGGTTTATTGCCGACGCCGAATCCATCAGCATTGATGACAAAGCACTGAAAGCCATCGCCCATCACAGCGGCGGCAGTATGCGCGACGCCATCTCACTCCTTGATCAGCTGCGGTCTCTCACCAAAGACATCACGATGCAGGATGTGAAAGAGCGCATCGGGGAATCGGGACATGAATACGTTGAGCAATTACTCACTGCCATTCAGACCGGCGATACCGGCACGATTGTGACCATTGTTCGCAGTATGGAAGAGTCCGCAGTCCCCTTTGAAAACGTCACGCGGCTTCTGCTGGAAGAAGTACGGAAGCAATTGCACACCGCCGTGCAGGACAAGAAAAACACTGCCCCGTTTGTCCGCGTGCTCGACGCATTCATGGATACCATCCGCGACCTGCGCATTGCACCAGTCCCAGGACTCGTTCTCGAATCGACACTGCTGTCTCTCACGCAGCCGCAAACTGTAGCACCTGTAGAGATGGCAAAGCCTGTGATCTCACAGCCAGCAGCTCCTGTGATACAAAAAGTACCCGCTCCAGTCGTCACGCCAGCTGCACCCGTCACTGAATCAAAACCGATCGCATCCCCAGTCGCCGATCCAGAGATTCCCAATAACCAATTACCCATAACCGATAACCCAACCGCTCCAGCTGCCGTCGACCTGATGTCCCTGAAAAACGCCTGGCCCGACATCGTCGCAAAAACGGAACCTGCTTACGTCCGCATGTCCCTGAAAAACGGCCATCTGCACGCCGTCGAAGGAAACAACATTATTGTCGTCTTCGGCTCCTCCTTCCACCGCGACAAAGCATCCTCCCCGGAAGGCGCACGCAGCATAGACACCGTGATGGAATCGATATTCAAAGTACCGCTGCGCATCAAGTGCGTCCTCGAATCTGATGTCCGCAGCTCGGGCGTTGTGCCGCACGCAGAAGCCGTCAACCTCGCCGAAGCCGCAGCTGATATTTTTTAAACATTCCACCTCCGGTAACCGATCCCCGATCACTCATCATGCACATCCGCGATGAAAAACAGTTGCTCCGGACACGAATCGGGGAAAGGGCGAAAAGACTTCTCCCGAAAGAGCGCGACGCAGAAAGCCGCAGCATTTGCAGAAGAGTCGTCGAAAATCTTCCGGAAGGCCAGTTAACAATCTGCGCCTATATGCCGATGGCAAGCGAAGCAGACATTGCGCCGCTTGTGGAAAAGCTGATCGGGATGGGACATCGTGTCTTCATCCCCCGCTTCACCCGTGTGCACTTTGAATTCCGGCAGATTCTTTCCATGAAGGATCTCTTCCCCGGAAAATTCGGCTTGATGGAGCCGCTCGCAAGCGCACCGGAACTCGACCTGAAAACCGTCTCACTCGTCTTGCTCCCTGCCGTCGGATTTGACCGCACAGGCAACCGCCTCGGCCGCGGCAACGGAGGCTACGACCGGTTTGTAGAGGAGCTGAAAAAAGTGAATCCGGATGCACGCATCTGGGGCATTGCACTGGAACATCAGCTGACAGATCATGTGCCAACTGAACTGCATGACAGACCTGTCGACGCAGTCATTACCGCACGGGAGTTAGTGACTCCTCAACCCAAACCGTAACCCAGACCTTATTTCGCTGTCGTCACCGTCTCCGCAATTTTCTTGAGGAGCGCAATACCGTCAATCACTTCCTGCGACGGTGTACTGACAACAGTGTTTACCACCTGCTCCACATCGGCGTAGAGGATTTTTGCGTTGTCGTCCGGCGGCCAAATCACGGCGCTCGGGTGTGTCTCGACGAACGCATCGACTTTCTCGTTGGCGCTTTCTTCTGCAATCGGGAAGTCGGCCACTTTGGTAAGCATTGCAGCACCTTCCGCTTTAAAGGTCAGAATCATGCTTTCCGGGTACGCCGTCCCCCCATCCGGACGCCCGATTCCAATCAGGTACGCAGACACCAGCCCCGCTTCACTCGTCACAATACCGCACTGCATCGGCTTTGCTGTATCAATAGGCAGATACACACCGGTTCCCTGGAGAGGCAAACAGCTCTGTGTCGCAATAACAGCATTCTTTGCAGTGGTGGAAATCGTCCAGTCTTTCAGCCCCGAGGGGATATGATCGTATTGGATAAGTGCAGACACCGTACCCGCAAGCGGATCAGCAGCCTTGGATGAGTGTACCGGATACAGGAAGCTGAGGTTGAGTGCGGAGCTCTGCACGGTTTTCCAACTGACCGTCTCTCTGCTCATAAAGAAATAGAGGCCGATGACTGCCGCAACAACAGCGAGGGGAAGAAGTTTTTTCATAGTGGACTGAGTGTAGCAATTTTTTGACCGTGACAGCAACCATCTATCTTCGTATGCTCCGCGCATGCCTTCGTTTGATTTTCTGAAAAGCGGCGACCCCGCCATCTACAACGCATTGATGGGTGAAATGCAGCGTCAGGTGGATGGAGTGGAACTGATTGCATCTGAAAACTACATCTCCCCTGCGGTGATGGAGGCGATGGGCAACGTCTTTAACAATAAATATTCCGAAGGATATCCGGGGCGCCGCTACTACGCGGGACAGGAATATACGGATCAGATTGAGACCCTTGCGATTGATCGTGCAAAAAAATTATTCAATGCGGGACATGCAAACGTGCAGCCGCACGCAGGCGCACCGGCAAACGTCGCCCTCTACTTCGCACTCCTGGAACCGGGTGACACCGTGATGGGCATGGATCTGAGTCACGGCGGACACCTCACACACGGGCATCCGGTCACGTACCTGACAAAGATCTTCAAGTTTGTGCGTTATAAGATGAAAGACACGGAGACCGGGGAAATTGACTACGATCTGATGCGCCAGGTGGCCCTCGCCGAGAAACCAAAAATCATTCTGGCAGGTTTCTCTGCGTACCCCCGTGAACTCGACTACGCAAAAATGAAGGCAATCGCACAGGAGGTCGGTGCCTATACCGTCGCAGACATGGCACACATTGCCGGACTGATTGCCGGCAAGCAGCTCAGAAACCCGTTTGATGACGGCTTTGACGTTATTACAACCACAACCCATAAAACGCTCCGCGGCCCCCGCGGCGGCATGATTCTGTGTCGTGATCCGGAACTCGGAAAGAAGATCGACAAGTCCGTCTTCCCCGGCTTCCAGGGTGGCCCCATCATGCAGATGATCGCAGCCAAGGCTGTGGCTTTTGGCGAAGCGCTCCAGCCGGAATTCCAGGAGTACGCTGCGCAGATCATTAAAAACAGCAAGCACCTCGCCCAGTTCTTCATGGACCGCGGCGCAAAGCTCGTCACAAACGGAACCGATAACCACCTGATGCTGATCGACTGTATGACCTCCTTCGGCGTTCCCGGGGGCGAAGTTGAAACTGTGCTCGATAGAGTCGGCATCACGCTCAACAAGAACATGATTCCCGATGACCCGCGAAAACCGATGGATCCATCCGGCGTGCGCCTGGGAACCCCGGCTATCACCACCCGCGGCATGAAAGAAGCGGATATGGAAACACTCGGACAATTCATGCTCCGCGCCATCGAACACCGTGCGGATGATGCCGCTTTGCTGTCGTTGCACGGGGAAATCAAAGAGTTCTGCCACACATTCCCGGTGCCGGGAATCTGATCGTTACTCTGTTTTGCAGTTAAAACACCCGTCATACTGACGGTTATTTCCGTCATCGCAGGTCTCCCCTGTCTCGACAATGTCGTTGCCACAGTAGGCAGGGATTTTGCAGACACTTGGAGATCCGGAACACTTGTACCCGAATTCGTCTTTGCAGGAAGCAGAGCACCCGTCACCGTTTTCCAGATCACCATCATCGCACCGTTCGTTCGATGCAGTCACGCCATCTCCGCACAGGGACCAGCACTTCGATGGCTGACCTGCACATTCAAAGCCGCTTTCGACTGCACAGCTTGCGGAACAACCATCGCCAGAGACGGCATTTTTGTCATCGCATGTTTCCGCTCCGGTCATCAGTCCATCACCGCAGCCGGCTTTAATGGCTGTTGCAGGCGCAGAGCTTGTACGCGTTATAACCAAAGCACCCGTACTGCGGCGGCGCTTGCTAAGGACAGGGGCAACGGCACGCAGAGATGCGACAGAGGATGATCTGGAACTGACACGCCGGCCCCGCACACTGCTTGCAGAAGACGATGATGCAACCGAACTGACACGCGGCAAAAGCAGCGCACTCATATCCTGTCTGCCTGCCGGTAATGATTGCTGCAATGCGGCAATACCACTCAGGGCAAAAAGTGCCGAGAGCAGAAAGGATGTGCGACGGGAGGAGAAAGGTGCAGCGTGCTTCATACAGAAACAGGAAGGAATAGGGACATGATATCAGAATTCCGCAGGCACTGGCACCTGCTCCGTACACACACTCGGACTGCCGGTACATACATACATGTGATCCGTCTGGCAGGCAGCATTGCACCCATCATAATCCGTCCTATTTCCATCGTCACACTCTTCACCGCTTTCAATCGCTCCGTTGCCACACGGCGGACGGTGCCGGCAGGTTCCGGGGCCATCGCACACATAACCCGGCTCTGTTTCACACCGGTATGAACAGCCATCGCCGTCTCTGCCATTTCCATCATCACACATCTCCCCTGCCTCAATACGAGTGTTTCCACATCCCGTTTTCCCCGCTGACGTTTTTACGCACACGCTCGGTTCCCCGACGCACGCATACGATGCATCCACCAGACAACGCGTACAGCCATCGTAATCCCAGTCATTCCCGTCATCACACTCTTCAGACTCTTCAATCAATCCGTCACCACACACACTCAGTGCTGATGTGGTATCGGACACGACTTCAATAGATGACACTGTCTTTCCCTCGCCCTCTGTGCGCAGCATGAATTGCCAGGCAATAAGGAATGCCATAAGAGCAAGGACAGTCACAATGCCGCAGAAGACCAAAAGCCGGTGGAAGAAGGATGCATGTGCCAAATCTCTCTAGTATAGCAAAAAAACACATTTTTCAGAAGGTGTAGCGTCGTCTGAAGCAGGAAAATTGGCTTGTAGACAAATCAGAAAAATATCAACTATTGAACGCAGCAGTAAGCCAAAAAACAACATGTCACTTTTTGATCACAAATTGTATCCATATAACATCATTGTTTTTACACCATGACAGATTGTTGCACTCACCTGCTGCCGTGCGTACGATGATATGAAACGTGACGCACAGAGCAGCACATTTCACCCCACAAACAACAAAGACAAACATAGTTTCTTTTACATCACCGAGACATAACAGAGAGAGTGGTAATCATCCTGGAATACGGACACGTTCCCCTCAGCCACCCCTTGCTTCCTATGCATCATCCTGAGCATGGAAACGTGATAGCCCCCTTAGATGTTCCACAAGTGTGGTTACCCCCCTCTCTGCCGTGCAACGCTCGCAGTCTCGTAGCGGTACGATCCTGCGCAACCCCCTCCACTTCCGCGGTTCTCTCTGGCGCAAGCCTTACGACGAACCAATCCCCGGAACTTCGTCAGGTCACGAGGAGAAACAAGAGACCAGAGCACAGCAGTCCCAGGAGTCCCCCAGGACAAACACAAAAACAGAGAGACTCGAATGATGTATTCGGGTCTTTTTTGTATGAGATTGAGGTTGCCGAAGCTCGCGAGCTCAGGGTGACACTGCTACACTGCACTCCATGCGCCGCATGAAACGCAGCCTCGGCTTCGCCCTCGTTGGCCTCCGCCACGCCTTTGAGCGTGAAAAGAACCTCCGGATGTTCCTCTGGGTCTATATTGTCGTCATCGGCCTGGGCGTGTATCTGCACCTGCTCCTCTGGGAATGGCTGGCTGTCGTGATGGCAGGCGGCATGTTCATGGCAACGGAACTCTTGAATACCGCCATCGAACGCTTTGTGGATGTGATTGATCACAACCGTAAAATTGAAGGCAACGAGGGTTACCACCACAATCTCAAAGCAGCCAAAGACGTCGCGGCAGCGGCATCACTGATTGCACTTCTCACGAATATTATCGTCATCGGCATCGTGTTCTATCCGTACGTGGATATGACCATCCGTGCGATGATTAAGCAGTAAGAAGTGTTCCCTTGCGA contains the following coding sequences:
- a CDS encoding DUF4215 domain-containing protein, whose amino-acid sequence is MAHASFFHRLLVFCGIVTVLALMAFLIAWQFMLRTEGEGKTVSSIEVVSDTTSALSVCGDGLIEESEECDDGNDWDYDGCTRCLVDASYACVGEPSVCVKTSAGKTGCGNTRIEAGEMCDDGNGRDGDGCSYRCETEPGYVCDGPGTCRHRPPCGNGAIESGEECDDGNRTDYDGCNAACQTDHMYVCTGSPSVCTEQVPVPAEF
- a CDS encoding diacylglycerol kinase, which codes for MRRMKRSLGFALVGLRHAFEREKNLRMFLWVYIVVIGLGVYLHLLLWEWLAVVMAGGMFMATELLNTAIERFVDVIDHNRKIEGNEGYHHNLKAAKDVAAAASLIALLTNIIVIGIVFYPYVDMTIRAMIKQ